The Sesamum indicum cultivar Zhongzhi No. 13 unplaced genomic scaffold, S_indicum_v1.0 scaffold00165, whole genome shotgun sequence genome includes a region encoding these proteins:
- the LOC105179522 gene encoding uncharacterized protein LOC105179522 has protein sequence MEPNGIYPSMQPGMLGLEMSLRHPVPAQNPQNSQHIQQQQQQNSPHPVVGYGRHDGDCYPQTQQQGYPFAAKSKNQSLTLSDDDEPGVTAETSADDGKRKMSPWQRMKWTDNMIRLLIMVVYYVGDEVVSEGNDPASKKKGGGGALQKKGKWKSVSKVMTEKGFNVSPQQCEDKFNDLNKRYKRVNDILGKGTACRVVENPSLLDTMDHLSPKMKEEVRKLLNSKHLFFREMCAYHNSCGHGSGASVSGVGGVDHSPPEAAAEPSQSQLQSRQQRCLHSTGNAPFPTNLNGGENEASKLAKMMSDEDDEDEDDDEEEDESGVGSESHETDERSLRKRKGTSHSPLIQQLDAELVNMLQDRRKSSFEKRQWMKTKLTQLDEDRVGIQYQGLELEKQRLKWLKFSTKKEREMEREKLMNERLKLENERMVLLIRQQELDLLGHDHQQ, from the coding sequence ATGGAGCCTAATGGGATTTATCCTAGTATGCAACCTGGGATGTTGGGGCTGGAAATGTCACTCCGCCACCCCGTACCAGCACAGAACCCACAAAACTCTCAGCACAtacaacagcagcagcagcaaaacTCACCACATCCCGTGGTGGGCTATGGCCGTCATGACGGTGATTGTTATCCACAAACCCAGCAACAAGGCTACCCTTTTGCTGCAAAGTCCAAGAACCAGAGTCTGACACtaagtgatgatgatgagccTGGGGTTACTGCTGAGACCAGTGCTGATGATGGGAAGAGGAAAATGTCTCCATGGCAGAGAATGAAATGGACTGACAATATGATAAGGTTGTTGATCATGGTGGTGTACTATGTTGGTGATGAGGTTGTGTCTGAAGGGAATGATCCTGCCAGCAAAAAGAAAGGTGGTGGTGGGGCTTTGCAGAAGAAGGGGAAGTGGAAATCGGTGTCTAAGGTTATGACAGAGAAGGGATTTAATGTGTCTCCACAGCAGTGTGAGGACAAATTCAATGATTTAAACAAGAGGTATAAGAGGGTTAATGACATTCTTGGAAAGGGAACTGCGTGCCGTGTGGTGGAGAACCCGAGCCTGCTGGATACAATGGATCATTTGTCACCAAAGATGAAGGAAGAAGTGAGGAAATTGCTCAATTCCAAGCACTTGTTTTTCAGGGAAATGTGTGCTTATCACAATAGTTGTGGTCATGGTAGTGGTGCTAGTGTGAGTGGAGTTGGCGGAGTTGACCATTCGCCACCGGAAGCTGCAGCAGAGCCGTCTCAATCTCAGCTGCAATCGCGGCAGCAGAGGTGTTTACACTCAACCGGAAACGCCCCATTTCCCACAAACTTAAATGGAGGGGAGAATGAGGCATCTAAATTGGCAAAGATGATGAGCGATGAGGATGATgaggatgaagatgatgatgaggaggaggaTGAGAGTGGAGTAGGATCAGAAAGTCACGAAACTGACGAAAGATCATTGAGGAAGAGAAAGGGCACGAGCCATTCGCCGTTAATCCAACAATTGGATGCTGAACTAGTGAACATGTTGCAGGATAGAAGAAAGAGCTCCTTTGAGAAGAGGCAGTGGATGAAAACCAAACTGACGCAATTGGATGAGGACCGTGTCGGCATCCAGTATCAAGGCCTTGAGCTTGAAAAACAGCGGCTGAAGTGGTTAAAATTCAGCACCAAGAAGGAGAGGGAAATGGAGAGGGAGAAGCTCATGAACGAAAGACTGAAGTTGGAAAACGAGAGAATGGTTCTCCTCATCCGCCAACAAGAGCTTGATTTGCTCGGCCATGATCATCAACAATAG
- the LOC105179523 gene encoding pyruvate kinase 1, cytosolic produces MHSNHLLLEEPIRMATILEPSKGSFFPAMTKIVGTLGPRSRSVEVISACQLIQVLAFVSVLLFDFSWGDATYHQETLENLKAANKSNKKLCAVMLDTVGAELRVVNKSEKAITLKADEKVVLTPDQGQEASSEILPINFAGLAKAVKKGDTIFVGQYLFTGSETTSVWLEVDEVKGDDVVCIIKNSATLAGALFTLHASQIRIDLPTLSDKDKQVISSWGAQNKIDFLSLSYTRHAEDVREARDCLSKLGGLSQTQIFAKIENVEGLTHFDEILQEADGIILSRGNLGIDLPPEKVFLFQKSAIYKCNMAGKPAVVTRVVDSMTDNLRPTRAEATDVANAVLDGCDAILLGAETLRGLYPVETISTVGKICAEAEKVFNQDQYFKRTVKFVGQPMSHLESIASSAVRAAIKVKASVIICFTSSGRAARLIAKYRPTMPVLSVVIPRLTTNQLRWSFSGAFEARQSLVVRGLFPLLADPRHPAASTNPTHESVLNVALDHGKASGVIKSHDRVVVCQKVGDAAVVKIIELED; encoded by the exons ATGCATTCAAATCACTTGCTGCTGGAGGAGCCAATCAGGATGGCTACCATTCTGGAGCCATCCAAAGGG AGTTTCTTCCCTGCAATGACGAAGATCGTGGGGACGCTGGGCCCGCGCTCGCGATCTGTCGAGGTTATTTCTGCTTGTCAACTTATTCAAGTTCTTGCCTTTGTTTCTGTCTTGTT atttgatttttcatggGGTGATGCGACATATCATCAGGAGACACTAGAGAATCTGAAGGCTGCTAATAAGAGCAATAAGAAACTATGTGCT GTTATGCTAGATACCGTGGGCGCCGAGTTACGGGTTGtcaataaaagtgaaaaagctATAACCCTGAAGGCAGATGAGAAGGTTGTTCTAACACCTGATCAAGGTCAAGAAGCATCGTCGGAGATTTTGCCAATCAACTTCGCGGGACTGGCCAAG GCTGTGAAGAAGGGAGACACCATTTTTGTTGGCCAATACCTATTCACAGGAAGTGAAACCACTTCTGTTTGGCTAGAG GTAGATGAAGTAAAAGGTGATGATGTGGTTTGCATTATCAAGAATTCTGCAACCTTAGCTGGAGCACTATTTACATTGCATGCTTCTCAAATTCGGATTGATCTGCCTACTCTATCTGATAAGGACAAGCAG GTTATCAGCTCGTGGGGAGCTcagaataaaattgatttccTGTCATTGTCATATACACGTCATGCGGAGGATGTTCGTGAG GCTCGTGACTGTCTATCCAAGCTTGGTGGTTTAAGTCAGACCCAAATCTTTGCTAAAATTGAAAACGTAGAG GGTTTGACCCATTTTGATGAGATCCTACAAGAGGCTGATGGAATCATCCTCTCACGCGGAAACCTTGGCATAGATCTTCCACCTGAGAAG GTTTTCTTGTTTCAGAAGTCTGCTATTTACAAATGTAACATGGCTGGAAAGCCAGCAGTGGTGACTCGTGTTGTTGATAGTATGACTGACAATCTCAGGCCTACTCGTGCAGAGGCAACTGATGTCGCTAATGCTGTTTTGGATG GATGCGACGCAATTCTTCTTGGGGCTGAGACCTTACGTGGATTATACCCTGTTGAAACTATTTCCACTGTTGGCAAAATTTGTGCCGAG GCAGAGAAGGTCTTCAATCAAGACCAGTACTTCAAGAGGACTGTAAAATTTGTAGGCCAGCCCATGAGCCACCTGGAATCTATTGCTTCCTCTGCG GTTCGAGCGGCCATCAAAGTGAAGGCATCTGTCATCATATGTTTTACCTCATCAGGAAGAGCAGCTAG ATTGATCGCTAAGTATAGGCCAACAATGCCTGTTTTATCTGTGGTCATCCCTCGGCTCACTACAAATCAATTGAGGTGGAGTTTCAGTGGTGCATTTGAG GCAAGGCAATCGCTCGTAGTACGTGGTCTCTTCCCCTTGCTTGCTGATCCTCGACATCCA GCTGCATCCACAAATCCAACCCACGAGTCAGTTCTTAACGTTGCTCTTGATCATGGAAAAGCCTCTGGAGTCATCAAGTCTCATGATCGAGTAGTTGTCTGCCAGAAAGTTGGAGACGCAGCTGTAGTGAAGATTATCGAGCTTGAAGATTGA
- the LOC105179527 gene encoding cytochrome P450 76A1 produces MDYEIAGLVMALLLWAAAWALLAQRTRRLQEELGRLPPGPRPWPVVGNIFQLLGAAFAPHQSFAKLAKKHGPVMTLHLGSMTTVVISSSEAARVMFKNHDVVLAGRKIYESMKSEIGNEGSLITAQYGPRWRMLRRLCTTEFFAAAPLDAMRGVRAKCVHQMVQYIRDAAANGLGIDVGRFFFLMAFNLIGNLIFSKDLLDPESETGAKFFYHAGKAMEFAGKPNVADFLPMLKRVDPQGIRRRTQFHVKRGFDIAGEFLKERMEKGSSVEKKRRDYLDVLLEYGGDGEEEHVGFAPTTINIIVFEMFSAGTDTTTSTLEWAMAELLHNPQTLHKVQAELRTAIPPGKKLQEEDLEHLPYLRAVIKETLRLHPPLPFLVPHMAMDSCNMLGFHVPKETQILVNVWAIGRDPKTWKDPLEFRPERFLDPDMAADYKGRHFEFIPFGSGRRICPALPLASRLMPLTLGSVLHAFDWVLADGLKPAEMDMRERMGITLRKAVPVKAIPVPYVCL; encoded by the exons ATGGACTACGAGATTGCGGGCTTAGTTATGGCTTTGCTATTATGGGCGGCGGCATGGGCGTTGCTGGCCCAGCGCACACGCCGCCTACAGGAAGAGCTAGGGAGGCTGCCGCCGGGGCCACGGCCCTGGCCGGTGGTGGGAAACATTTTCCAGCTGCTAGGGGCCGCTTTTGCCCCACACCAGTCATTTGCCAAATTGGCCAAAAAACACGGTCCCGTGATGACACTCCATCTGGGCTCCATGACCACGGTGGTGATCTCCTCCAGCGAGGCGGCCCGCGTCATGTTCAAGAACCACGACGTGGTTTTGGCGGGAAGGAAGATATACGAATCGATGAAGAGCGAGATTGGCAACGAGGGCTCGCTCATCACAGCCCAGTACGGCCCACGCTGGCGGATGCTGCGGCGACTCTGCACGACCGAGTTCTTCGCGGCGGCCCCCCTGGACGCCATGCGCGGTGTCCGGGCCAAGTGCGTCCATCAAATGGTGCAGTACATAAGAGACGCGGCCGCCAACGGGCTTGGTATTGATGTCGGGAGATTCTTCTTCTTGATGGCGTTTAACCTCATCGGGAACCTGATATTCTCAAAGGATTTATTGGACCCGGAATCGGAAACGGGAGCAAAGTTCTTCTACCACGCCGGAAAAGCTATGGAGTTCGCCGGAAAGCCGAATGTCGCCGATTTCTTACCGATGCTAAAACGGGTTGACCCGCAGGGGATACGGCGGCGGACCCAATTTCACGTGAAACGGGGATTTGACATTGCTGGAGAGTTCTTGAAAGAGAGAATGGAGAAGGGATCGTCTGttgagaagaagagaagagattACTTGGACGTGCTGTTGGAATATGGGGGTGATGGTGAGGAAGAGCATGTTGGTTTCGCTCCAACAACCATCAATATCATCGTCTTT GAGATGTTCTCGGCGGGGACAGACACCACCACCAGCACACTAGAGTGGGCGATGGCGGAGCTCCTCCACAACCCTCAAACCCTCCACAAAGTCCAGGCCGAGCTCCGAACCGCAATCCCACCTGGAAAAAAACTTCAAGAAGAAGACTTGGAGCACCTCCCGTACCTGAGAGCAGTCATCAAAGAAACGCTCAGACTGCACCCACCCCTCCCCTTCCTCGTCCCCCACATGGCCATGGATTCTTGCAATATGCTGGGCTTTCACGTACCCAAGGAAACCCAAATTCTTGTAAACGTTTGGGCAATCGGGCGGGACCCGAAAACCTGGAAAGACCCGTTGGAGTTCAGACCCGAGAGGTTCTTGGACCCTGACATGGCGGCGGATTACAAGGGGCGCCATTTTGAATTCATACCATTCGGATCCGGGCGGCGGATCTGCCCGGCTTTGCCCCTGGCCTCTCGCCTGATGCCGCTGACGTTGGGCTCAGTGCTCCACGCCTTTGATTGGGTTTTGGCCGACGGACTCAAACCGGCGGAAATGGATATGAGGGAGAGAATGGGAATTACACTGAGAAAAGCTGTTCCGGTGAAGGCCATACCCGTTCCTTATGtatgtttataa
- the LOC105179524 gene encoding uncharacterized protein LOC105179524, translating into MASCDDDFSLLDDHQNPNSAQPSTATTTQTPPYQINPYDHDSDPFDSEPDPNTLSGKRLADRDEIHLGTSKRSRLPGSGGSGDYRKDREEWSDTAIACLLEAYSEKFMQLNRGNLRGRDWEEVAAMVSERCENQTKSVEQCKNKVDNLKKRYKLERHRLSNGGVSASHWPWFKQMEQIVGNSLAAKAAAEEEKSSAGGGVSYSTRQSKRLGTITNSPGGQINSVKSKPSNNLRWRRVVFKISGAALAGSAPNSVDPNNIDPKVAMLIAREVSLACNVGVEVAIVVGGRNFFCGDTWVTSTGLDRCTAYQIGMMATVMNSILLQSALEKLGVQTRVQSAFSMPEVAEPYSRQRAIRHLEKGRVVIFGGIGAGTGNPLFSTDTAAALRASEIHADAVLKGTNVDGIYVCDSRNNSIAAEHISFRELASRGTFPMDMMAVTFCEENGIPVGIFNLHEPGNISRALCGERVGILIDQTGPVS; encoded by the exons ATGGCCTCGTGTGACGACGACTTTTCCCTCCTCGACGACCACCAAAACCCTAACTCCGCCCAACCATCCACCGCAACCACCACCCAAACCCCGCCGTATCAAATCAACCCTTACGACCATGATTCAGACCCCTTCGACTCCGAGCCCGACCCGAATACCTTATCGGGGAAGCGCCTGGCCGATCGAGATGAAATCCACTTGGGTACATCGAAGAGGAGCAGATTGCCCGGCTCTGGTGGGAGCGGAGACTACAGGAAGGATAGGGAAGAGTGGAGTGACACGGCGATTGCGTGTTTGCTGGAGGCGTACAGCGAGAAGTTTATGCAGTTGAATAGGGGGAATTTGAGGGGTAGGGATTGGGAAGAGGTGGCGGCGATGGTGAGTGAGAGGTGCGAAAATCAGACCAAGAGCGTGGAGCAGTGTAAGAACAAGGTGGACAATTTGAAGAAGCGGTATAAGTTGGAAAGGCATCGATTAAGCAACGGCGGCGTATCTGCGAGCCACTGGCCCTGGTTCAAGCAGATGGAGCAGATCGTCGGTAATTCTCTTGCCGCTAAAGCTGCGGCTGAGGAGGAGAAGTCCTCCGCTGGTGGCGGGGTGTCCTACTCGACTAGGCAGTCCAAGAG ATTGGGAACAATAACCAATAGTCCTGGTGGTCAAATTAATAGCGTGAAGTCCAAACCATCAAATAACCTTAGGTGGCGAAGGGTTGTGTTCAAAATTAGTGGAGCTGCTCTAGCTGGAAGTGCTCCTAATAGTGTTGATCCTAATAATATTGATCCAAAG GTGGCGATGCTGATTGCAAGAGAAGTATCATTAGCATGCAATGTTGGTGTTGAG GTGGCTATAGTTGTTGGTGGCCGCAACTTCTTTTGTGGAGACACATGGGTTACATCAACTGGTTTGGATAGGTGTACCGCCTATCAGATTGG AATGATGGCAACTGTGATGAATTCCATACTACTGCAGTCTGCTTTGGAGAAATTGGGCGTGCAGACACGTGTGCAGAGTGCATTTTCTATGCCAGAAGTTGCCGAGCCTTACAGTAGGCAACGAGCCATTCGGCATCTTGAAAAGGGAAGAGTTGTAATTTTTGGTGGTATAGGAGCCGGAACAGGGAATCCACTCTTCTCCACAGATACAGCTGCAGCCCTTCGAGCGTCGGAGA TTCATGCTGATGCTGTCCTGAAAGGAACAAATGTCGATGGTATCTATGTTTGTGACTCCAGAAACAACAGCATAGCAGCGGAACATATTTCCTTTAGGGAGTTGGCTTCCCGGGGCACGTTTCCGATGGACATGATGGCTGTGACATTCTGCGAGGAGAACGGGATTCCAG TTGGCATTTTCAATCTTCACGAGCCTGGAAATATATCAAGGGCATTATGTGGAGAAAGGGTTGGAATACTGATTGATCAGACAGGTCCGGTGAGTTGA
- the LOC105179525 gene encoding leucine-rich repeat receptor-like protein kinase PXC1, producing MLPPTTMTMDLCFSFLLFSTTSLLLAALSPSSATNDTAALSLFRSQTDLHGALLSNWTTAAASTACTANWVGVNCTNNRVTAVSLPSLSLRGPIDALSSLDQLRFLDLRGNRLNGTLAPITQCLNLKLVYLSDNDFSGEIPPELSSLHRLLRLNLSNNNLRGPIPTQLSNLSRLLTLQLQNNELSGTIPDFLGSLPQLKELNLSNNELYGLLPKSLLSRYGVSSFSGNEGLCENSPFTNCTNAGGRQPSSSSQTVPSNPSSLPSSSTASTEEPSSKHHKRLSNGAIVAIVVVNSVLLLVIASFMVAYYCGKNSRDASSMAESEGGKRSSHSSEKRVYANNGGGDSDGTNATDKSKLVFFDRKKQFELEDLLRASAEMLGKGSLGTVYKAVLDDGSTVAVKRLKDANPCARKEFEQYMDVVGKLKHPNVVRFRAYYYAREEKLLIYDYLPNGSLHSLLHGSRGPGRIPLDWTTRISLILGAARGLARIHEEYAGSRIPHGNVKSSNVLLDKNGIACISDFGLSLLLNPVHAIARLGGYRAPEQAEIKRLSQKADVYSFGVVLLEVLTGRSTSHYPSSGGRRAEEEEQAVDLPKWVRSVVRDEWTAEVFDQELLRYKNIEEELVSMLHVAMACVVPQPEKRPTMGEVVRMIEEIRVEQSPLGEEYYDESRNSLSPSMATTEDGLA from the exons ATGCTCCCACCCACAACAATGACAATGGACCTCTGCTTCTCCTTTCTCCTCTTTTCCACAACTTCTCTACTTCTTGCTGCCCTCTCTCCCTCCTCCGCCACCAATGACACCGCAGCCCTCTCCCTTTTCCGATCTCAAACCGACCTCCACGGCGCACTCCTCTCCAATTGGACAACCGCCGCCGCTTCCACTGCCTGCACAGCCAATTGGGTCGGCGTTAACTGCACCAACAACCGTGTCACAGCCGTCTCCCTCCCCTCCCTCAGCCTCCGAGGTCCCATTGATGCCCTCTCCTCACTAGACCAGCTCCGCTTCCTCGACCTCCGCGGCAACCGCCTCAACGGCACCCTTGCTCCCATCACACAATGTCTCAACCTCAAGCTTGTTTACCTTTCCGACAACGATTTTTCTGGGGAAATACCGCCGGAGTTGTCCTCCCTCCACCGCCTCCTCCGCCTCAATCTCTCCAACAACAACCTTCGCGGCCCAATTCCCACTCAGCTCTCCAACCTGTCACGCTTGCTCACTCTTCAGCTCCAAAATAATGAACTCTCCGGGACAATTCCTGACTTTCTCGGTTCGCTTCCACAGCTCAAAGAAttgaatttatcaaacaatGAGCTATACGGGCTGCTTCCAAAGAGCTTACTATCGCGGTACGGCGTAAGTAGCTTTTCCGGCAATGAAGGGCTGTGCGAGAATAGCCCTTTCACCAACTGTACAAACGCCGGCGGTCGGCAGCCATCATCGTCTTCTCAAACTGTACCTTCAAATCCCAGTTCTCTTCCTTCATCATCAACTGCTTCAACTGAAGAACCATCAAGCAAGCATCATAAAAGGCTGAGCAACGGAGCAATAGTTGCTATAGTGGTGGTGAATTCTGTGCTATTATTGGTGATTGCGTCGTTTATGGTGGCGTACTATTGCGGCAAGAACTCGAGGGACGCAAGTTCAATGGCGGAGAGCGAGGGTGGGAAAAGGAGCAGCCATTCAAGCGAAAAGAGAGTTTACGCGAACAATGGAGGTGGAGATAGTGATGGAACTAACGCTACTGACAAGAGCAAATTAGTGTTTTTCGACAGGAAAAAGCAGTTTGAACTGGAGGATTTGCTCCGGGCATCAGCGGAGATGCTTGGGAAAGGGAGTTTGGGGACTGTTTACAAGGCTGTTCTTGACGATGGAAGCACCGTAGCTGTGAAAAGGCTCAAAGATGCAAATCCTTGTGCCAGGAAAGAATTTGAGCAGTACATGGATGTGGTTGGGAAGCTTAAGCATCCAAATGTAGTTAGATTCAGAGCTTATTACTATGCAAGAGAAGAGAAGTTGCTCATTTATGATTATCTGCCTAATGGCAGCTTACATTCACTTCTTCATG GTAGCAGAGGACCTGGAAGAATCCCATTGGATTGGACTACAAGAATCAGCTTGATACTCGGTGCTGCTCGAGGGCTTGCAAGAATTCACGAGGAGTACGCAGGTTCAAGAATTCCTCATGGAAATGTGAAATCATCCAACGTATTGCTCGACAAAAATGGGATAGCTTGCATTTCTGATTTCGGGTTGTCACTGCTTCTGAACCCTGTCCACGCCATAGCTAGATTGGGAGGGTACAGGGCTCCGGAGCAGGCAGAAATCAAGAGACTCTCACAGAAGGCTGATGTTTACAGCTTTGGAGTTGTGTTGCTTGAAGTGCTCACCGGCAGGTCCACGTCTCACTATCCTTCATCGGGTGGGCGTCGGGCGGAAGAGGAGGAACAGGCAGTGGACCTGCCGAAATGGGTCCGGTCTGTGGTGAGAGATGAGTGGACAGCTGAAGTGTTTGATCAAGAACTGTTGAGGTACAAGAACATTGAGGAAGAGCTGGTGTCTATGCTGCATGTGGCAATGGCCTGTGTGGTGCCGCAGCCTGAGAAAAGGCCTACTATGGGTGAAGTTGTGAGAATGATAGAGGAGATAAGGGTGGAGCAGTCGCCACTGGGGGAAGAGTACTATGACGAATCGCGCAATTCGCTCTCGCCCTCCATGGCCACTACTGAAGATGGATTGGCCTGA